A section of the Roseivirga sp. BDSF3-8 genome encodes:
- a CDS encoding endonuclease/exonuclease/phosphatase family protein, whose amino-acid sequence MDIYKVLTLIFSLVLILATLASVLKRDEWWIRVFDFPRVQIVIINLVMIGATLLSFNFTSAWPFLLLAALGFSIGYQFRMIYPYTPLASRQVVQYKGVAQEDLISIMVSNVLMTNKKAHKLKNLVKKYDPDILLTLETNKWWEEQLEEIEHKYAYTVKIPLDNLYGMHLYSKLELENAEVGYLVQDGIPSVKSNLKMRSGKRIKIYCLHPKPPSPTEADTSTNRDAELLLVGKEVAKNNKSTLVFGDLNDVAWSRTTQLFQKLSGLLDPRIGRGFFNTFHAQHPLFRWPLDHVFHSSDFTLVDIKRLPSVGSDHFPMYAQLNYGPVAEKVQERPGAESEERVWAKEKIEKADPVAIKLRTKY is encoded by the coding sequence ATGGATATCTATAAGGTCCTGACGTTAATTTTTTCACTTGTACTTATACTGGCCACCCTGGCTTCAGTGCTAAAAAGAGACGAATGGTGGATTAGAGTTTTTGATTTTCCCCGTGTTCAGATTGTGATCATAAACCTGGTCATGATCGGCGCCACCTTGCTCTCATTTAATTTTACAAGTGCTTGGCCATTTTTACTCCTGGCAGCTCTTGGCTTCTCTATAGGATATCAGTTCCGTATGATTTACCCTTATACCCCTCTCGCTTCCAGACAGGTAGTGCAGTATAAAGGTGTTGCTCAGGAAGACCTTATCTCGATCATGGTGAGTAATGTGCTCATGACCAATAAAAAGGCGCACAAACTCAAAAACCTGGTAAAGAAATATGATCCTGATATATTGCTTACCCTGGAAACGAATAAATGGTGGGAAGAGCAACTCGAGGAAATAGAACACAAGTATGCCTATACGGTAAAAATTCCACTGGACAACCTCTATGGGATGCATTTGTACTCAAAGCTGGAGCTTGAAAACGCAGAGGTAGGCTATCTGGTACAAGATGGAATACCATCAGTAAAATCTAATCTGAAAATGCGATCTGGTAAGCGCATCAAAATATACTGCCTGCACCCCAAGCCCCCGAGCCCCACAGAAGCAGACACCTCTACTAACCGTGATGCTGAACTGCTATTAGTTGGTAAAGAGGTGGCTAAAAATAATAAGTCCACCCTGGTATTTGGTGACCTGAACGATGTGGCCTGGTCCAGAACCACCCAGCTTTTCCAAAAACTATCCGGACTGCTGGATCCACGGATAGGGCGTGGCTTTTTTAATACTTTTCACGCTCAGCACCCCTTATTTCGCTGGCCGTTGGATCACGTTTTCCACTCCTCAGATTTCACGCTGGTGGATATTAAGCGCCTGCCCTCTGTAGGGTCGGATCATTTTCCTATGTATGCCCAGCTAAACTACGGGCCGGTAGCAGAAAAAGTACAGGAAAGACCAGGTGCCGAATCCGAAGAACGGGTATGGGCTAAGGAGAAAATCGAAAAAGCTGATCCTGTAGCAATTAAATTACGGACAAAGTACTAA
- a CDS encoding response regulator transcription factor — translation MNYSTTVTTKILLLCDHALVIEGIKSLFQRTPEYEVIRTVATCDKAKERIRTDSPEVVLLNMNDNLAEVAGMVGCIREAGFTGKIILMVKNSASSDTYVAMTLESKVDGILLQTATTRELERCISKVIDGGHYLSPEWLKAIKGEQKGTREDVYCSTLLSSLSDTEKTILKLIAKKKTTNEIAEQLFNSPKTIENHRYRICRKLNLNGKNSLLTFVIENKNCFVEN, via the coding sequence ATGAATTATTCTACCACCGTTACTACCAAAATTCTGTTACTATGCGATCATGCACTAGTGATAGAAGGTATTAAATCTCTCTTTCAACGAACGCCCGAATACGAAGTAATCCGCACAGTTGCTACCTGTGACAAGGCAAAGGAACGTATCAGGACAGATTCACCCGAAGTGGTATTGCTAAACATGAATGACAACCTTGCTGAGGTAGCAGGCATGGTAGGTTGTATCCGGGAGGCAGGGTTTACCGGTAAGATTATTCTTATGGTGAAAAACTCAGCCAGTAGTGATACATACGTAGCTATGACCCTGGAAAGCAAAGTGGATGGCATTCTGCTTCAGACAGCGACTACCCGGGAACTGGAGAGGTGTATCTCCAAAGTAATAGACGGAGGCCACTACCTGAGCCCTGAGTGGCTAAAGGCTATAAAGGGGGAACAGAAAGGCACCCGGGAAGATGTATATTGCTCTACCCTGCTGTCTTCTCTTTCTGACACAGAGAAAACTATCCTCAAGCTTATTGCTAAGAAAAAGACGACTAACGAGATAGCCGAACAGCTATTTAACAGTCCCAAAACCATTGAAAACCATCGCTACCGGATATGCCGGAAGCTTAATCTCAATGGTAAAAACAGTCTTCTTACCTTTGTCATAGAAAACAAGAACTGCTTCGTAGAAAACTGA
- a CDS encoding sulfotransferase domain-containing protein, whose product MPEEKTKRASLKKRLRKKFENWAVKKHTELAQKSQVLRFRIFEKMYTQREDDIYVISSYHSGSAILRGLVYHLSSGGDTSFTNVKKVSPALLESVVEQDYLDQHPSPRVIFSPAAYEDFPPETKGKFIFLVRNGMDRGAAGYLFEKTVVNPDLEWMAYLQREFVNNARNWFVHSREWLENPYRRPMLVVSYEDMFQQPDQIIKRIATFLNLDLNEEQINTARQYLSMDFILSNRYMYDESPNPDKVYDQFIRRGKSDKGKEAFSDRQMKLYRRQFKKYLGKFNLPFEPK is encoded by the coding sequence ATGCCTGAAGAAAAGACAAAGCGGGCTTCTTTGAAGAAGCGTCTGCGTAAGAAGTTTGAGAACTGGGCCGTGAAGAAACACACTGAGCTTGCTCAGAAGAGTCAGGTGCTTCGTTTCCGGATTTTCGAAAAAATGTATACTCAGCGGGAGGATGATATCTATGTGATTTCATCCTATCATTCCGGCTCTGCCATTTTACGGGGCCTCGTATATCACCTTTCTTCCGGAGGAGATACCTCTTTTACAAATGTCAAAAAGGTATCTCCGGCATTGTTGGAATCCGTAGTGGAGCAGGATTATCTGGACCAGCACCCTTCCCCCCGGGTGATATTTTCTCCGGCTGCTTATGAGGATTTCCCCCCTGAAACTAAGGGGAAGTTTATCTTTCTGGTTCGCAATGGTATGGATAGAGGGGCTGCCGGATACCTTTTTGAGAAAACAGTAGTAAATCCTGATCTGGAGTGGATGGCCTATTTACAAAGGGAGTTTGTAAATAATGCACGGAATTGGTTTGTGCATTCCCGTGAATGGCTTGAAAATCCTTATCGCAGACCTATGCTGGTCGTGTCCTATGAAGATATGTTTCAGCAGCCGGATCAGATTATTAAGAGAATCGCCACTTTTCTGAATCTGGATCTTAATGAGGAGCAGATCAATACCGCAAGGCAGTATCTGTCTATGGACTTTATACTTTCTAACAGGTATATGTATGACGAGTCGCCAAATCCCGATAAGGTTTACGATCAGTTTATCCGAAGAGGAAAGTCTGATAAGGGAAAAGAGGCTTTTTCTGACCGGCAGATGAAGTTATACCGCCGCCAGTTCAAAAAGTATCTGGGGAAATTTAACCTTCCTTTTGAGCCTAAGTAA
- the idi gene encoding isopentenyl-diphosphate Delta-isomerase, whose protein sequence is MVNPELVILVDEQDRPVGTEEKMEAHRRGFLHRAFSVIIYNDAGDMLLHKRALTKYHSPGLWTNACCSHPRPEETVIEAATRRLQEEMGFATSLQETSTFIYRADVGGGLIEHEYDHLLTGIYNAPPAPNPGEVAEWAYVPMEEVIRNVKNHPERYTEWFKIILEKI, encoded by the coding sequence ATGGTAAACCCAGAGTTAGTTATTTTGGTGGATGAGCAGGATCGACCTGTGGGAACTGAAGAAAAGATGGAGGCCCACCGCAGGGGGTTTCTTCACCGGGCTTTTTCAGTTATTATTTATAACGATGCCGGTGACATGCTTCTGCATAAGAGAGCACTAACAAAGTATCATTCTCCGGGACTTTGGACTAATGCCTGTTGCAGTCATCCCAGGCCCGAAGAGACGGTAATTGAGGCCGCTACCAGGCGCTTACAGGAAGAAATGGGGTTTGCTACATCTTTGCAGGAAACAAGCACCTTCATATATAGGGCAGATGTGGGAGGTGGATTAATAGAACATGAGTACGATCACCTGCTTACGGGTATCTACAACGCCCCGCCAGCTCCGAACCCTGGAGAAGTGGCAGAATGGGCCTACGTACCCATGGAGGAGGTTATTAGAAATGTAAAAAACCACCCGGAACGCTACACCGAGTGGTTTAAAATTATTCTGGAAAAGATCTGA
- a CDS encoding pinensin family lanthipeptide, producing MKNGKLSLNQLSVSSFVTKHQHTGNVRGGAAEYTQEAESSCIEFNCTVQCEGLEEALA from the coding sequence ATTAAAAACGGAAAATTAAGTCTGAACCAATTATCAGTAAGTAGTTTTGTCACCAAGCACCAGCACACGGGCAATGTTCGTGGAGGGGCCGCAGAATATACGCAGGAAGCGGAGAGCTCTTGTATTGAGTTCAATTGCACCGTGCAGTGCGAAGGACTTGAAGAAGCCTTGGCATGA
- a CDS encoding ATP-binding protein, which translates to MIVEEEVKNPLLLNAEVLAAESDWLFNIVTHRLQSNQSLPLQDAFPAPELPQGACPYSDAAQHLLWSERVTLILALVPHFRPELLDVFSNEEGQNQPKSEYGGQRGGSFTGFLPTVQTAIFILAGYNGVERQLYRGLFQKSTQLFSRNILDMRSTAPGEPPTARLLTVTNSWLGYLLEGKFEPEEHSPDFPAQLLDTKLTWDDLVLDYDTAEALNEVSRWLKHGSEMMAHKELGRKIKRGYRCLFYGPPGTGKTLTAALLGKHYNMPVYRIDLSMTVSKYIGETEKNLKKVFDRAENENWVLFFDEADSLFGKRTQTSSSNDRYANQEISYLLQRVEDFPGLVVLGSNLKGNIDNAFTRRFQSMIYFPMPSPDTRKTLWKQTFPSDFTLEDCIDLTNISKTHELAGGAILNVVRYCSLLALERGDKVIMEEDLTEGIRRELHKEGKNL; encoded by the coding sequence ATGATCGTAGAAGAGGAAGTAAAGAACCCTTTATTGCTGAATGCCGAAGTACTGGCGGCGGAATCTGACTGGCTGTTTAACATTGTGACGCACCGGTTGCAGTCTAACCAGTCGCTTCCTCTACAGGACGCCTTTCCTGCTCCGGAATTACCCCAGGGGGCCTGCCCCTATTCAGATGCAGCACAGCACTTGCTATGGTCAGAGCGGGTGACACTGATCCTGGCATTGGTTCCGCACTTTCGCCCGGAACTGCTGGATGTGTTCTCAAACGAAGAGGGACAGAATCAACCAAAGTCCGAATATGGCGGACAACGGGGAGGTAGCTTTACGGGATTCCTGCCTACGGTACAAACGGCTATCTTCATACTGGCGGGGTATAATGGCGTGGAACGGCAGCTATATCGTGGCCTTTTTCAGAAAAGCACCCAGCTATTTTCAAGAAATATACTGGACATGCGCAGTACGGCCCCAGGGGAGCCTCCTACAGCCCGTCTGCTTACAGTGACTAACTCATGGCTGGGTTACCTGCTTGAAGGAAAGTTTGAACCTGAAGAGCACAGTCCCGATTTTCCTGCCCAGCTTTTGGATACTAAGCTTACCTGGGATGACCTGGTACTGGACTATGACACGGCGGAGGCACTGAACGAGGTAAGCCGCTGGCTGAAGCACGGTAGTGAGATGATGGCACATAAGGAACTAGGCCGAAAGATCAAGCGGGGGTACCGCTGCCTTTTCTATGGCCCTCCGGGTACAGGAAAAACCCTTACCGCGGCCCTGCTGGGCAAGCACTACAACATGCCGGTGTACCGGATAGACCTGTCAATGACTGTCTCTAAATACATTGGCGAGACCGAGAAAAACCTGAAAAAGGTATTTGACCGGGCTGAAAATGAAAACTGGGTCCTCTTTTTTGATGAAGCTGACTCCCTGTTCGGTAAAAGGACGCAGACCAGCAGCTCCAACGACCGCTATGCTAACCAGGAGATCAGTTACCTGCTTCAGCGTGTAGAGGACTTTCCTGGCCTGGTGGTGCTGGGGTCTAACCTTAAGGGCAATATCGACAATGCCTTTACGCGGCGATTCCAGTCGATGATCTACTTCCCGATGCCCTCTCCTGATACCCGGAAGACGCTGTGGAAGCAAACATTTCCTTCTGATTTTACACTGGAGGACTGCATTGATCTCACGAATATCAGCAAAACGCACGAACTGGCCGGTGGGGCCATTCTTAATGTGGTGCGCTACTGCTCCTTGCTGGCCCTGGAGCGTGGGGATAAGGTAATCATGGAAGAGGATCTGACCGAAGGTATCCGGCGGGAGCTTCACAAAGAAGGAAAAAATCTGTAG
- the fabG gene encoding 3-oxoacyl-[acyl-carrier-protein] reductase: MKLLEGKVALITGASKGIGRTIALQYAEHGANVAFTYLSSVEKGEALEKELQEKGVKAKGFRSDASNFTAAEELINGVVAEFGRLDILVNNAGITKDNLLMRMNEEMWDRVIEVNLKSVFNTVKAATRTFMKQKSGSIINMTSVVGISGNAGQANYSASKAGIIGFTKSVALELGSRNIRSNAIAPGFIETEMTGQLDEKTMEGWMQNIPLKRPGKPEDVAALTVFLGSDMSSYISGQVIQVDGGMLT, translated from the coding sequence ATGAAGTTATTGGAAGGAAAAGTAGCCCTTATTACCGGGGCGTCAAAAGGAATAGGCCGTACCATTGCCCTTCAGTATGCCGAACACGGCGCCAATGTGGCCTTTACTTACCTTTCCAGTGTGGAAAAGGGCGAAGCCTTGGAAAAGGAACTACAGGAAAAAGGCGTGAAAGCAAAAGGCTTTCGTTCCGATGCCTCTAATTTTACCGCCGCAGAAGAGCTTATCAATGGCGTCGTAGCCGAATTCGGCAGGCTGGATATCCTCGTAAATAATGCAGGCATCACAAAGGATAACCTCCTGATGAGGATGAACGAAGAAATGTGGGATCGCGTGATAGAGGTGAACCTGAAATCCGTATTCAATACCGTAAAGGCAGCCACCCGTACCTTTATGAAGCAAAAAAGCGGCAGCATCATCAACATGACCTCTGTGGTAGGTATCAGTGGTAATGCAGGTCAGGCAAACTATTCTGCCAGTAAGGCAGGTATCATCGGTTTTACCAAGTCGGTAGCCCTGGAGCTAGGCTCGCGTAACATTCGTAGCAACGCCATAGCACCAGGCTTCATCGAAACAGAGATGACCGGTCAGCTCGATGAAAAGACCATGGAGGGATGGATGCAGAATATTCCCCTGAAAAGGCCCGGTAAGCCTGAGGATGTTGCAGCCCTTACAGTGTTTTTAGGTTCTGACATGTCTTCTTATATATCCGGACAGGTTATACAGGTAGACGGCGGTATGCTTACCTGA
- the lpdA gene encoding dihydrolipoyl dehydrogenase: MATKYDLIVIGSGPGGYVAAIRASQLGMKVGVVEKAELGGICLNWGCIPTKALLKSAQVFEYIKHAKEYGIKVADPEADFGGMVKRSRGVAEGMSKGIQFLFKKNKIDHLVGHGKLKGKQTVEVKGEDGKTTDYKADHIIVATGARSRELPALKIDNEKIIGYRKAMVMDKQPESMVVVGSGAIGVEFAYFYNAIGTKVTVVEYLPNLVPVEDEEVSKALEKSYKKAGIKIMTGSEVTNVDTKGKKCKVTVKTKKGEEQLEADVVLSAVGVAPNVENIGLEEQGIEMEKGRIKVDDYYRTNVKGVYAIGDVIKGPWLAHVASAEGITCVEAIKGMNPEPIDYNNIPGCTYCQPEIASVGYTEKAAKEAGYDVKVGKFPFTASGKASAAGAKEGFVKVVFDAKYGEWLGAHMIGANVTEMIAEAVAARKLETTGHEIIKTVHPHPTMSEAVMEAVAAAYEEVIHL; encoded by the coding sequence ATGGCTACAAAATATGATCTGATTGTGATTGGTAGCGGCCCTGGCGGGTACGTGGCGGCTATCCGCGCTTCTCAACTGGGCATGAAAGTGGGCGTGGTAGAGAAAGCGGAGCTCGGCGGTATCTGCCTTAACTGGGGGTGTATCCCTACCAAAGCGCTACTTAAAAGTGCACAGGTATTCGAATACATCAAGCATGCCAAGGAATATGGCATAAAAGTGGCCGATCCTGAGGCAGATTTTGGCGGTATGGTCAAAAGAAGCCGCGGAGTAGCGGAAGGCATGAGCAAGGGCATTCAGTTCCTTTTCAAGAAAAACAAGATCGACCACCTGGTAGGTCATGGTAAGCTTAAAGGCAAGCAGACTGTGGAGGTAAAAGGCGAGGACGGCAAGACGACTGACTACAAAGCGGATCATATCATAGTGGCTACAGGAGCACGTAGCCGCGAGCTTCCTGCCCTTAAGATAGACAACGAAAAGATCATTGGCTACCGTAAGGCAATGGTTATGGACAAGCAGCCCGAGTCTATGGTGGTAGTGGGATCAGGCGCCATCGGGGTGGAGTTTGCCTACTTCTATAATGCGATAGGTACTAAGGTCACTGTAGTGGAATACCTGCCTAACCTGGTACCAGTAGAAGACGAAGAGGTATCCAAAGCACTGGAGAAAAGCTATAAGAAAGCAGGCATCAAGATCATGACAGGCTCAGAGGTGACGAATGTAGACACCAAAGGCAAAAAGTGTAAGGTGACTGTAAAAACCAAGAAGGGGGAGGAGCAACTGGAAGCGGATGTGGTACTGTCTGCTGTAGGTGTAGCGCCTAACGTAGAGAACATTGGTCTGGAAGAGCAGGGCATCGAGATGGAAAAAGGCCGCATCAAGGTGGACGACTACTACCGCACGAATGTGAAAGGTGTATATGCCATAGGTGATGTGATCAAAGGGCCATGGCTGGCTCACGTAGCCTCTGCGGAAGGTATCACGTGCGTGGAAGCTATCAAGGGCATGAACCCTGAGCCTATCGACTATAATAACATCCCGGGCTGTACCTACTGCCAGCCTGAGATAGCCAGCGTGGGCTACACAGAGAAAGCCGCCAAAGAGGCCGGTTATGATGTGAAGGTGGGTAAATTCCCCTTCACAGCGAGTGGTAAGGCGAGTGCAGCGGGCGCCAAAGAGGGCTTTGTTAAGGTGGTATTTGACGCGAAGTATGGTGAGTGGCTTGGTGCTCACATGATCGGCGCTAATGTAACTGAGATGATTGCAGAGGCTGTGGCAGCCCGTAAACTGGAGACCACAGGCCATGAGATAATTAAAACGGTGCACCCGCACCCTACTATGTCAGAAGCGGTAATGGAAGCTGTTGCCGCAGCTTATGAAGAGGTAATTCACCTGTAA
- a CDS encoding porin family protein, which translates to MRISAVFFSLFLLVAPMAMATNGNTGANTDARIGLRAINETKARPNLPGDLIIEFGFNFIDEEFQYIPDPSTDSTVSVGTGFWGSKVVNMYYSHTVFLGGENSGLTFNPGLGLALEKFAFEDDFTLTVNEFDNNTELMPIGGLGEIKKTKLALTYLDIPLEIRYHFNKSDYSRGIRLAAGVKGGLLLASHTKVKFENDEETVKTKDKREFNLNAVRYGVFGRLGIGGFNVYYYHGLNDIFKDGETPGAGPAVSPFQVGISLVGF; encoded by the coding sequence ATGAGAATATCTGCCGTATTTTTTAGCCTGTTTTTGCTTGTAGCTCCCATGGCTATGGCTACTAACGGAAATACCGGAGCCAATACCGATGCACGCATAGGCCTGCGTGCCATTAATGAGACTAAAGCCAGGCCTAACCTGCCCGGCGATCTGATCATAGAATTCGGATTTAACTTTATAGACGAAGAGTTCCAGTATATCCCGGATCCCAGTACTGACTCTACAGTATCTGTAGGTACCGGTTTCTGGGGTTCTAAGGTAGTCAATATGTACTACAGCCATACCGTCTTTCTGGGTGGCGAAAATTCAGGCCTTACCTTTAATCCCGGTCTTGGCCTTGCATTAGAGAAGTTTGCTTTTGAGGATGACTTTACCCTTACAGTAAACGAGTTTGATAATAATACTGAGCTTATGCCTATCGGTGGGCTGGGTGAAATCAAAAAGACCAAGCTTGCCCTTACCTATCTTGACATTCCTTTAGAAATCCGTTACCATTTTAATAAGTCAGACTACTCTAGAGGCATTCGCCTGGCTGCAGGTGTAAAGGGCGGCCTGTTGCTTGCCAGCCATACCAAAGTGAAGTTTGAGAATGATGAGGAGACCGTGAAGACCAAAGATAAGCGCGAGTTCAACCTTAATGCCGTGCGCTATGGTGTATTCGGCCGCCTCGGTATAGGTGGGTTTAACGTGTACTACTACCATGGCCTCAACGATATATTTAAAGACGGCGAAACGCCTGGAGCCGGACCCGCAGTAAGTCCCTTCCAGGTAGGTATCAGCCTCGTTGGGTTCTGA
- a CDS encoding ATP-binding protein, whose amino-acid sequence MSSDKLDIDNLKFEHCEDEPIHIPESIQGYGYLFAMDRSNNGRVRILSKNVLDLLNLKEEEILKGDFYEFLDGPEYQDFIRETFKRAIDQNARLPLRLKFRRELVREKHAEDFYAVVYHTGDKVVLELEPAAEFRETYSALHYIKLYAMSIAPKFKRNEPLINMAQEIVDTIKYVTGMDRVVLYRFNDDDSGKVIAEAKEDFMDSYLNLYYPANDIPAQARALYTKNWVRLIPDVELESSPLIPSVDSGREPLDMTYSIIRTLSPIHRQYIRNQGIKASLSLSLVTHEHLWGIISCHSREARYIPQNVRLECENLSQLFSWHLYAKEEELYLAKKEKTDAALNAMLDKTSSSNSIVTVFKENEEKVLDMLNADGFAFFYEEDSFKLGVTPDRESMERLASKGIDEGRDYFYTTDITDIVSDDSDLNDIRGAMVIQVAKQKRYYTAWFRKEHRYTQRWAGVPKEEEVMASKKERLMPRSSFEVHEKEIHNQSREWDENDINIATRFNKVFMAYALEKQATMRKDINSLQQQDQYKNEFMATLAHELKNPLTPIRTGISILEHSADEEARARILKVMRRQTTTITKMIDDLLDVSRISEGKVTLEKQKTHLQEILTQAIEVCDEAIREKEHNLIMDLPESPVYLHADPLRLSQIFINILNNATKYTPKGGRITIDMERESQQVSVTIADNGLGIPQDKLDDIFDMFTQMETHAGSSQGGLGIGLTLVKKLVSLHDGEIKVRSDGPGDGSEFEIILPVGDLSNSR is encoded by the coding sequence ATGAGTTCAGATAAACTCGACATTGACAACTTAAAATTCGAACATTGTGAGGATGAGCCCATTCACATTCCTGAATCTATCCAGGGATATGGATACCTGTTTGCAATGGATAGAAGTAATAACGGGCGTGTCCGTATCCTCAGTAAAAATGTACTTGATCTGCTAAACCTGAAGGAGGAGGAGATTTTAAAAGGGGACTTTTATGAGTTTCTGGATGGGCCTGAATATCAGGATTTTATCAGAGAGACCTTCAAACGGGCCATTGATCAAAATGCCCGCCTTCCTCTCAGGCTTAAATTCCGGAGGGAATTAGTTCGGGAAAAACATGCTGAAGATTTTTATGCCGTAGTCTATCATACGGGTGATAAAGTAGTGCTAGAGCTGGAGCCGGCTGCAGAGTTCAGGGAAACATACTCGGCCCTCCACTATATCAAGCTTTATGCAATGTCCATTGCGCCTAAATTTAAGCGGAATGAGCCTCTGATAAATATGGCCCAGGAAATCGTGGATACGATAAAGTATGTTACCGGAATGGATCGTGTGGTACTTTACAGGTTTAACGATGATGACTCCGGTAAAGTAATAGCTGAGGCAAAGGAGGACTTCATGGACTCCTACCTGAACTTGTATTATCCTGCCAATGACATACCTGCCCAGGCGCGAGCACTTTATACAAAAAACTGGGTACGTCTGATACCTGATGTAGAGCTTGAATCCTCGCCTCTTATCCCGAGCGTTGATAGCGGAAGAGAACCGCTGGACATGACCTACTCTATCATCCGGACACTATCCCCAATTCACAGGCAATACATCCGTAACCAGGGCATCAAAGCCTCACTATCCCTCTCACTTGTGACGCATGAGCACCTATGGGGTATCATTTCCTGCCACAGTCGTGAGGCGCGCTATATTCCGCAAAATGTACGGCTGGAGTGCGAAAACCTGAGTCAGCTATTCAGCTGGCACCTCTATGCCAAAGAGGAGGAACTGTACCTTGCCAAAAAGGAAAAAACGGACGCGGCCCTAAATGCCATGCTGGATAAAACCTCCAGTAGCAACTCTATTGTCACAGTATTTAAAGAAAATGAAGAAAAGGTACTGGACATGCTGAATGCGGATGGCTTTGCATTCTTTTATGAAGAGGATTCTTTTAAGCTAGGGGTAACGCCTGACAGGGAATCTATGGAGAGGCTGGCTAGTAAGGGCATTGATGAAGGAAGGGATTACTTTTATACGACTGATATTACTGATATCGTAAGTGATGACAGTGATCTCAATGACATACGCGGAGCTATGGTTATTCAGGTCGCTAAACAAAAAAGGTATTATACTGCCTGGTTCAGAAAGGAGCATCGTTATACTCAGCGCTGGGCTGGGGTGCCCAAAGAAGAGGAGGTAATGGCCTCCAAAAAAGAAAGGCTTATGCCCAGGTCTTCCTTTGAGGTGCATGAAAAGGAGATACATAACCAGAGCAGAGAGTGGGATGAAAACGATATAAATATCGCCACCAGGTTCAATAAGGTTTTCATGGCCTATGCGCTGGAAAAGCAGGCGACTATGCGCAAAGACATCAATAGCCTTCAGCAACAGGACCAGTATAAAAACGAGTTTATGGCTACGCTGGCCCATGAACTGAAAAACCCACTGACCCCCATCCGTACCGGCATATCTATACTGGAGCATAGTGCAGATGAGGAAGCCCGTGCCAGGATACTTAAGGTAATGCGAAGGCAGACCACCACCATCACTAAGATGATCGATGACCTGCTCGATGTATCCAGAATCAGTGAGGGTAAGGTTACGTTGGAAAAGCAGAAGACCCACCTGCAGGAGATACTCACCCAGGCGATAGAAGTATGTGATGAGGCTATCAGAGAAAAAGAGCACAACCTGATAATGGACCTGCCTGAGTCGCCTGTATACCTGCATGCCGATCCGCTAAGGCTATCTCAGATATTCATTAATATTCTTAATAACGCAACCAAGTACACGCCAAAAGGGGGCAGAATCACCATTGACATGGAGAGAGAAAGTCAACAAGTCTCTGTGACCATTGCAGACAACGGGCTAGGTATACCCCAGGATAAGTTGGATGATATCTTTGACATGTTTACGCAGATGGAAACCCATGCAGGGAGCTCCCAGGGAGGGCTGGGCATAGGCCTGACCCTTGTGAAAAAGCTGGTATCCCTTCATGATGGTGAAATTAAGGTGAGAAGCGATGGCCCGGGTGACGGTAGCGAGTTCGAGATCATATTACCCGTAGGGGATTTGAGTAATAGCAGGTAA
- a CDS encoding HNH endonuclease encodes MKRRVLILNQDYSPLMVCSVERAFVLVWLNKADLVTQAEGYALHTVNDEFPVPAVIRLHKYIKLPYRGVVLTRQNVFKRDKFTCQYCGAGKELTLDHVLPRSRGGRSLWTNLVTACKRCNARKGDRLPEHADMILKTKPTKPSYMTFLRDFSGDAHAEWEPFLLRKAVV; translated from the coding sequence ATGAAACGTAGAGTATTGATCCTTAATCAGGACTACAGTCCCCTGATGGTTTGTTCCGTAGAGCGCGCCTTTGTGCTCGTATGGCTAAACAAAGCCGATCTGGTCACGCAAGCCGAAGGATATGCTTTGCACACGGTGAACGACGAGTTTCCTGTTCCGGCTGTCATCCGTTTACATAAATACATCAAGCTGCCCTACCGTGGGGTGGTCCTCACCCGCCAGAATGTATTTAAAAGAGATAAGTTTACCTGCCAGTACTGTGGTGCCGGCAAAGAGCTCACGCTCGACCATGTGCTGCCCCGCAGCCGGGGCGGGCGCAGCCTGTGGACCAACCTGGTCACGGCCTGTAAGCGCTGCAATGCCCGCAAAGGCGATCGCCTGCCCGAGCACGCAGATATGATCCTTAAAACAAAACCAACAAAACCCTCCTACATGACCTTCCTCCGCGACTTCTCAGGCGACGCCCACGCCGAGTGGGAGCCGTTTCTGCTGCGTAAGGCGGTGGTGTGA